In Camarhynchus parvulus chromosome 28, STF_HiC, whole genome shotgun sequence, the following proteins share a genomic window:
- the PALM gene encoding paralemmin-1 isoform X2, with the protein MSAPGAGQGRIWAGFGQDLGRTGAKRCLEELSSEGRLAPGVVEASSLQQERLQAIAEKRKRQTEIENKRRQLEDDRRQLQHLKSKALRERWLLEGAPASASEEEEAMKKQMQEDEVKTKELEETIQRLEKELEMLENSSSVASTKENLAEAAAKEEKKAEAVPNTQKSPLGTVKADKRLSSSPMKAVEGSEMMKAVVHAVGAEDGALQNGAHPLSSSEVEELLHKADEATLSEAKGGPGSQKATPRREITGLQAKVAPAEGTEGGQEQQQPVTMIFMGYQNVEDENETKKVLGLEGTIKAELVVIEDAEGKAEPALKDHTPPNGTALEPAAAQPLGEEGSAGQGAKATDAKEAEQETDVKKQRCKCCTVM; encoded by the exons ATGagtgctccaggggctgggcaaGGCCGGatttgggcaggatttgggcaggatttgggcaGGACAGGGGCCAAGAGgtgcctggaggagctgagcagtgAGGGGCGCTTGGCTCCAGG ggTGGTGGAGGCCAGCTCCCTtcagcaggagaggctgcaggccATCGCG GAGAAGCGGAAGCGTCAGACGGAGATCGAGAACAAAAGGCGGCAGCTGGAGGATGACAGGCggcagctgcagcatctcaAG TCCAAGGCTCTGCGGGAGAGATGGCTCCTGGAGGGAGCCCCAGCTTCTGCCTCCGAGGAGGAAGAGGCCATGAAGAAACAGATGCAGGAGGATGAGGTGAAGAccaaggagctggaggaaacCATCCAGAG gctggagaaggagctggagatgctggagaaCAGCAGCTCAGTGGCTTCAACCAAGGAGAacctggcagaggcagcagccaaggaggagaagaaggcaGAGGCTGTCCCCAACACGCAGAag AGTCCCCTGGGCACAGTTAAGG CTGACAAGAggctctccagcagccccatgAAGGCAGTGGAAGGCAGTGAGATGATGAAGGCGG TGGTGCACGCGGTGGGTGCCGAGGACGGCGCCCTGCAGAACGGGGCTCACCCCCTGAGCTCCTCCGAGGTCGAGGAGCTCCTGCACAAGGCGGACGAAGCCACCCTGAGCGAGGCCAAGGGCGGCCCGGGCAGCCAGAAGGCGACACCCAGACGGGAGATCACGGGGCTGCAGGCCAAGGTGGCACCGGCCGAGGGGACAGAGGgcggccaggagcagcagcagcccgtCACCATGATCTTCATGGGCTACCAGAACGTGGAGGATGAGAACGAGACCAAgaaggtgctggggctggagggcacCATCAAGGCGGAGCTGGTGGTGATCGAGGATGCCGAGGGCAAGGCGGAGCCGGCTCTCAAGGACCACACGCCGCCCAACGGCACCGCCCTGGAGCCGGCGGCCGCGCAGCCCCTGGGCGAGGAGGGCTCGGCGGGGCAGGGTGCCAAGGCCACAGATGCCAAGGAGGCCGAGCAGGAGACAGACGTGAAGAAGCAGCGCTGCAAGTGCTGCACGGTGATGTGA
- the PALM gene encoding paralemmin-1 isoform X3, giving the protein MSAPGAGQGRIWAGFGQDLGRTGAKRCLEELSSEGRLAPGVVEASSLQQERLQAIAEKRKRQTEIENKRRQLEDDRRQLQHLKSKALRERWLLEGAPASASEEEEAMKKQMQEDEVKTKELEETIQRLEKELEMLENSSSVASTKENLAEAAAKEEKKAEAVPNTQKSPLGTVKVVHAVGAEDGALQNGAHPLSSSEVEELLHKADEATLSEAKGGPGSQKATPRREITGLQAKVAPAEGTEGGQEQQQPVTMIFMGYQNVEDENETKKVLGLEGTIKAELVVIEDAEGKAEPALKDHTPPNGTALEPAAAQPLGEEGSAGQGAKATDAKEAEQETDVKKQRCKCCTVM; this is encoded by the exons ATGagtgctccaggggctgggcaaGGCCGGatttgggcaggatttgggcaggatttgggcaGGACAGGGGCCAAGAGgtgcctggaggagctgagcagtgAGGGGCGCTTGGCTCCAGG ggTGGTGGAGGCCAGCTCCCTtcagcaggagaggctgcaggccATCGCG GAGAAGCGGAAGCGTCAGACGGAGATCGAGAACAAAAGGCGGCAGCTGGAGGATGACAGGCggcagctgcagcatctcaAG TCCAAGGCTCTGCGGGAGAGATGGCTCCTGGAGGGAGCCCCAGCTTCTGCCTCCGAGGAGGAAGAGGCCATGAAGAAACAGATGCAGGAGGATGAGGTGAAGAccaaggagctggaggaaacCATCCAGAG gctggagaaggagctggagatgctggagaaCAGCAGCTCAGTGGCTTCAACCAAGGAGAacctggcagaggcagcagccaaggaggagaagaaggcaGAGGCTGTCCCCAACACGCAGAag AGTCCCCTGGGCACAGTTAAGG TGGTGCACGCGGTGGGTGCCGAGGACGGCGCCCTGCAGAACGGGGCTCACCCCCTGAGCTCCTCCGAGGTCGAGGAGCTCCTGCACAAGGCGGACGAAGCCACCCTGAGCGAGGCCAAGGGCGGCCCGGGCAGCCAGAAGGCGACACCCAGACGGGAGATCACGGGGCTGCAGGCCAAGGTGGCACCGGCCGAGGGGACAGAGGgcggccaggagcagcagcagcccgtCACCATGATCTTCATGGGCTACCAGAACGTGGAGGATGAGAACGAGACCAAgaaggtgctggggctggagggcacCATCAAGGCGGAGCTGGTGGTGATCGAGGATGCCGAGGGCAAGGCGGAGCCGGCTCTCAAGGACCACACGCCGCCCAACGGCACCGCCCTGGAGCCGGCGGCCGCGCAGCCCCTGGGCGAGGAGGGCTCGGCGGGGCAGGGTGCCAAGGCCACAGATGCCAAGGAGGCCGAGCAGGAGACAGACGTGAAGAAGCAGCGCTGCAAGTGCTGCACGGTGATGTGA
- the PALM gene encoding paralemmin-1 isoform X1: protein MEVVEASSLQQERLQAIAEKRKRQTEIENKRRQLEDDRRQLQHLKSKALRERWLLEGAPASASEEEEAMKKQMQEDEVKTKELEETIQRLEKELEMLENSSSVASTKENLAEAAAKEEKKAEAVPNTQKSPLGTVKADKRLSSSPMKAVEGSEMMKAAMYSVEITVEKDRVTGETKVLSSTTMLPQNHCLQGVKVYEDELKVVHAVGAEDGALQNGAHPLSSSEVEELLHKADEATLSEAKGGPGSQKATPRREITGLQAKVAPAEGTEGGQEQQQPVTMIFMGYQNVEDENETKKVLGLEGTIKAELVVIEDAEGKAEPALKDHTPPNGTALEPAAAQPLGEEGSAGQGAKATDAKEAEQETDVKKQRCKCCTVM, encoded by the exons ggTGGTGGAGGCCAGCTCCCTtcagcaggagaggctgcaggccATCGCG GAGAAGCGGAAGCGTCAGACGGAGATCGAGAACAAAAGGCGGCAGCTGGAGGATGACAGGCggcagctgcagcatctcaAG TCCAAGGCTCTGCGGGAGAGATGGCTCCTGGAGGGAGCCCCAGCTTCTGCCTCCGAGGAGGAAGAGGCCATGAAGAAACAGATGCAGGAGGATGAGGTGAAGAccaaggagctggaggaaacCATCCAGAG gctggagaaggagctggagatgctggagaaCAGCAGCTCAGTGGCTTCAACCAAGGAGAacctggcagaggcagcagccaaggaggagaagaaggcaGAGGCTGTCCCCAACACGCAGAag AGTCCCCTGGGCACAGTTAAGG CTGACAAGAggctctccagcagccccatgAAGGCAGTGGAAGGCAGTGAGATGATGAAGGCGG ccATGTACTCGGTGGAGATCACCGTGGAGAAGGACAGAGTGACTGGGGAGACCAAGGTCCTGTCCAGCACCACCATGCTGCCCCAGAACCACTGCCTGCAGGGCGTCAAGGTGTACGAGGACGAGCTGAAAG TGGTGCACGCGGTGGGTGCCGAGGACGGCGCCCTGCAGAACGGGGCTCACCCCCTGAGCTCCTCCGAGGTCGAGGAGCTCCTGCACAAGGCGGACGAAGCCACCCTGAGCGAGGCCAAGGGCGGCCCGGGCAGCCAGAAGGCGACACCCAGACGGGAGATCACGGGGCTGCAGGCCAAGGTGGCACCGGCCGAGGGGACAGAGGgcggccaggagcagcagcagcccgtCACCATGATCTTCATGGGCTACCAGAACGTGGAGGATGAGAACGAGACCAAgaaggtgctggggctggagggcacCATCAAGGCGGAGCTGGTGGTGATCGAGGATGCCGAGGGCAAGGCGGAGCCGGCTCTCAAGGACCACACGCCGCCCAACGGCACCGCCCTGGAGCCGGCGGCCGCGCAGCCCCTGGGCGAGGAGGGCTCGGCGGGGCAGGGTGCCAAGGCCACAGATGCCAAGGAGGCCGAGCAGGAGACAGACGTGAAGAAGCAGCGCTGCAAGTGCTGCACGGTGATGTGA